In Rutidosis leptorrhynchoides isolate AG116_Rl617_1_P2 chromosome 2, CSIRO_AGI_Rlap_v1, whole genome shotgun sequence, one genomic interval encodes:
- the LOC139891949 gene encoding non-specific lipid-transfer protein AP10-like encodes MKGVVIVVVTTLAMVGFMVHPSESITCLDVDGFLAPCLPCLRQGGEPPKECCNGLKGLEAACRTKSDRQIACNCCKTAAITFQIREQFAEVLPDKCGVHISIPISPTVDCSSVSFYEQNYYKLHGSWILPGLVE; translated from the exons ATGAAAGGGGTGGTGATAGTTGTGGTTACAACACTAGCAATGGTCGGGTTCATGGTGCACCCAAGTGAATCAATAACTTGTCTTGATGTTGACGGGTTTCTTGCACCATGCTTACCCTGCCTTAGGCAAGGTGGAGAGCCACCAAAAGAATGTTGTAACGGATTGAAGGGGCTTGAAGCCGCATGCAGGACTAAATCTGATAGGCAAATTGCTTGCAATTGTTGTAAAACTGCTGCGATTACTTTTCAAATTAGGGAACAGTTCGCTGAGGTCCTCCCTGATAAATGTGGAGTTCATATTTCCATACCAATTAGTCCTACGGTTGACTGTTCCAG TGTTTCGTTCTATGAACAGAATTACTACAAATTGCATGGCAGTTGGATACTACCTGGTCTCGTTGAATAA
- the LOC139888896 gene encoding uncharacterized protein — translation MEESAQMNDNVDLANKKRIRSKKDGAKIRRKINKAEREKLKRDHMNELFLDLTNALEPATHNIGKSSVLTDTIRILQDLMAQVESLKKENSALLAESQYVAVETNELKEETSALESQIKKLQSQIEERAHSQSNPFIGPVFVVPINSDPNLPEIVTKQVGPNVSKPHARYPSPSDSWPLNILSEQPRSD, via the exons ATGGAGGAGTCAGCTCAAATGAACGATAATGTCGATTTGGCAAACAAGAAACGGATCCGCAG CAAAAAAGATGGTGCGAAAATTCGTAGGAAAATAAATAAAGCCGAAAGAGAGAAGCTGAAACGTGACCATATGAATGAGCTATTTCTAGACCTCACTAACGCTCTAG AACCAGCGACTCATAACATCGGAAAGTCGTCTGTTTTGACAGATACGATCCGCATTCTTCAAGATCTGATGGCTCAAGTTGAGTCTCTTAAGAAGGAGAATTCTGCTCTTCTGGCCGAATCTCAATAC GTTGCTGTTGAGACAAATGAACTAAAAGAAGAAACCAGTGCTTTAGAATCCCAAATTAAAAAACTTCAAAGCCAGATTGAGGAAAGAGCTCATTCCCAATCCAACCCTTTTATCGGCCCTGTGTTTGTGGTCCCCATAAATAGTGACCCGAATCTCCCAGAAATCGTAACCAAACAGGTGGGACCAAACGTGAGCAAACCACATGCTCGATACCCGTCTCCCTCTGATTCATGGCCACTTAACATTCTTTCTGAACAACCAAGATCTGATTAG
- the LOC139891950 gene encoding tubulin alpha chain: protein MRECISIHIGQAGIQVGNSCWELYCLEHGLQPDGQMPGDKTVGGGDDAFNTFFSETGAGKHVPRAVFVDLEPTVIDEVRTGTYRQLFHPEQLISGKEDAANNFARGHYTIGKEIVDLCLDRIRKLADNCTGLQGFLVFHAVGGGTGSGLGSLLLERLSVDYGKKSKLGFTVYPSPQVSTSVVEPYNSVLSTHSLLEHTDVSVLLDNEAIYDICRKSLDIERPTYTNLNRLVSQVISSLTASLRFDGALNVDVTEFQTNLVPYPRIHFMLSSYAPVISAEKAYHEQLSVAEITNSAFEPASMMAKCDPRHGKYMACCLMYRGDVVPKDVNAAVGIIKTKRTIQFVDWCPTGFKCGINYQPPTVVPGGDLAKVQRAVCMISNSTSVAEVFSRIDHKFDLMYAKRAFVHWYVGEGMEEGEFSEAREDLAALEKDYEEVGLESADGEDDDGEDEY from the exons ATGAGAGAATGCATTTCAATTCACATCGGCCAAGCCGGAATCCAAGTCGGTAACTCATGTTGGGAGCTCTACTGTCTTGAGCACGGTCTTCAG CCGGATGGGCAAATGCCTGGTGATAAAACTGTTGGAGGTGGAGATGATGCTTTCAACACGTTTTTCAGTGAAACTGGTGCTGGTAAACACGTTCCGAGAGCTGTATTTGTTGATCTCGAACCGACTGTTATCGATGAGGTTCGAACTGGTACTTACAGGCAGTTGTTTCACCCTGAGCAGCTGATTAGTGGTAAAGAAGATGCTGCTAATAACTTTGCTAGAGGTCACTACACCA TTGGCAAGGAGATTGTGGATTTGTGCCTTGACCGAATCAGGAAGCTTGCAGATAACTGCACAGGGTTGCAAGGGTTTTTAGTGTTCCATGCAGTGGGTGGTGGGACCGGATCTGGACTCGGGTCTTTGCTTCTCGAAAGGCTTTCAGTTGACTATGGAAAAAAATCAAAGCTTGGTTTCACTGTCTACCCTTCACCTCAAGTCTCAACATCTGTGGTTGAGCCTTACAACTCTGTGCTATCAACTCACTCGCTCCTAGAACACACTGATGTCTCAGTTCTTCTTGATAATGAAGCTATTTATGATATCTGTCGCAAGTCACTCGATATTGAAAGACCCACTTACACCAATCTCAACAGGCTCGTTTCACAG GTTATTTCATCATTAACAGCTTCTTTACGTTTTGATGGTGCTTTAAATGTGGATGTGACTGAGTTCCAGACGAATTTAGTTCCATACCCAAGAATCCATTTCATGCTTTCATCTTATGCACCAGTCATTTCAGCTGAAAAGGCTTACCATGAGCAACTGTCAGTTGCAGAGATCACCAACAGTGCGTTTGAGCCGGCTTCAATGATGGCTAAGTGTGACCCTAGACATGGAAAATACATGGCTTGTTGTTTAATGTATCGAGGTGATGTTGTACCTAAAGATGTGAATGCTGCAGTTGGTATCATCAAGACTAAAAGAACTATTCAGTTTGTCGATTGGTGTCCAACTGGGTTCAAGTGTGGTATTAATTATCAGCCACCGACTGTTGTTCCTGGTGGTGATTTGGCTAAGGTTCAACGTGCGGTGTGTATGATTTCGAATTCGACTAGTGTTGCTGAAGTGTTTTCAAGGATTGATCATAAGTTTGACTTGATGTATGCGAAAAGGGCGTTTGTGCATTGGTATGTGGGTGAAGGTATGGAGGAAGGTGAGTTTTCGGAAGCTCGTGAGGACTTGGCTGCACTTGAGAAGGACTATGAGGAAGTTGGGCTTGAGTCTGCTGATGGAGAGGATGATGATGGTGAAGATGAGTATTAG